Proteins encoded by one window of Paenibacillus urinalis:
- the asd gene encoding archaetidylserine decarboxylase (Phosphatidylserine decarboxylase is synthesized as a single chain precursor. Generation of the pyruvoyl active site from a Ser is coupled to cleavage of a Gly-Ser bond between the larger (beta) and smaller (alpha chains). It is an integral membrane protein.), with the protein MSKPLLRLMTELSSRKWISRLTGTFSKSSASRLLIPWFIRTYEIDPNEAELEPGEYPSLNAFFTRRLKPHARPLHEHPDSLLSPVDGKITAMSPITKGTILNIKGHDYTLADLLNQSPHMEKYKNGWAVILYLSPKDYHRIHAPVTGKQVESEHIRGKVYPVNDFGLRHMRTVLSRNERLITYIKHEHGEIALVKVGAMNVSSIQYADDTVKAWQRGDELAYFEFGSTVVLLCENGTFVPREDLAEGDSVRMGDPLGVIVSKSAAIRRPS; encoded by the coding sequence ATGTCGAAACCGTTGCTGCGCCTCATGACAGAGCTTTCTTCACGCAAATGGATCTCCCGGCTTACCGGCACTTTTTCCAAGAGCAGTGCGAGTAGGCTGCTCATTCCGTGGTTTATCCGAACCTACGAAATAGATCCTAATGAGGCCGAACTAGAACCAGGCGAATACCCTTCCCTGAATGCTTTTTTTACACGAAGGCTGAAGCCCCATGCGAGGCCTCTGCATGAACATCCAGATTCTCTGCTTAGTCCGGTGGACGGCAAAATTACAGCGATGAGTCCGATAACCAAAGGCACCATTCTTAATATCAAAGGTCACGATTATACCCTCGCTGATCTGCTGAACCAATCTCCTCACATGGAGAAGTATAAAAATGGGTGGGCTGTCATTCTGTATCTGAGTCCAAAAGATTATCATCGAATTCATGCTCCGGTCACGGGTAAACAGGTAGAGAGCGAGCATATCCGCGGTAAAGTGTATCCGGTGAATGATTTTGGTCTGCGTCATATGAGAACCGTATTAAGCCGGAATGAACGGCTTATTACATATATCAAGCATGAGCATGGCGAGATTGCGCTTGTGAAAGTCGGGGCTATGAATGTAAGCAGCATTCAATATGCTGATGACACCGTGAAGGCTTGGCAGCGCGGGGATGAGCTCGCTTACTTCGAATTCGGCTCTACTGTCGTATTGCTGTGTGAGAACGGCACCTTTGTACCAAGGGAAGACCTGGCGGAAGGAGACAGTGTCCGGATGGGTGATCCGCTTGGGGTCATTGTTTCGAAGTCAGCAGCAATAAGAAGGCCATCATAG
- a CDS encoding DEAD/DEAH box helicase, with protein sequence MTTTFDSLGLSPGLIERLDERGIQTPSPVQEQTIPVIKEGKNVLARSQTGTGKTLAYLLPVLETVNTDIKGTQKLILAPTQELAMQIVREAETYGTYRGIKTLGLIGGAAIKRQIEKLKEHPEVVVGTPGRVRELIEIRKLKMHQITTIVIDEVDQVFQLGGAGDVDQIMHRSLRDRQLVFLSATVDKETEQLAKREMKDMVTIGIEPEQMTASGLTHLYFVAEEREKVDMLRRIVRHFDPSRAIVFANTAETIAAVEGKMNFMGLSAAALYGDADKMTRSRVLANFREGKIKLLIASDVAARGLDIQDLPLVINFDPAFDSDHYVHRAGRTGRMGKTGTVISIVGEKETFIMRKFARELGIELIERVLYGGEVQERDDQAKRSVFREGTRAGGPSKEAAPRTASPKASISHTSSRPKDKPAPAARRKNEKAQDKKNKGAPKWLKNKRSDNSES encoded by the coding sequence ATGACAACAACATTTGATTCGCTCGGACTAAGCCCGGGTTTGATAGAACGACTTGACGAGCGGGGGATACAGACGCCTTCTCCTGTACAGGAGCAGACCATTCCCGTCATTAAGGAAGGCAAGAATGTGCTTGCGCGTTCTCAGACAGGAACAGGAAAGACACTGGCTTATTTACTGCCGGTGCTGGAGACGGTTAATACCGATATCAAGGGTACGCAGAAGCTGATCCTCGCTCCAACACAGGAGCTGGCGATGCAGATTGTTCGCGAAGCCGAAACGTACGGTACCTACCGCGGCATTAAGACGCTGGGACTCATCGGCGGCGCAGCAATCAAGCGCCAAATTGAGAAGCTGAAGGAACATCCGGAGGTCGTCGTGGGGACACCGGGACGGGTACGTGAGCTTATTGAAATTCGCAAGCTGAAAATGCATCAGATCACGACAATTGTCATTGATGAAGTGGATCAAGTGTTCCAGCTCGGCGGAGCCGGAGATGTGGACCAGATTATGCATCGTTCACTGCGGGATCGTCAGCTTGTATTCTTGTCTGCAACGGTGGATAAGGAGACCGAGCAGCTTGCCAAGCGCGAAATGAAGGATATGGTCACCATAGGCATTGAACCCGAGCAGATGACCGCGAGCGGTCTGACGCATCTCTACTTTGTAGCTGAGGAACGGGAAAAGGTGGACATGCTGCGAAGAATTGTACGCCATTTTGACCCGTCCAGAGCGATCGTGTTCGCGAATACGGCAGAAACCATCGCGGCAGTAGAAGGCAAGATGAACTTTATGGGTCTATCCGCGGCGGCTTTGTATGGAGATGCCGATAAAATGACACGGAGCAGAGTCCTTGCGAATTTCAGAGAAGGCAAAATCAAGCTGCTGATAGCCAGTGACGTTGCGGCACGCGGATTGGATATTCAGGATCTTCCTCTGGTCATCAACTTTGATCCGGCCTTTGATTCTGATCATTATGTTCACCGGGCAGGCAGAACAGGACGGATGGGCAAGACGGGAACGGTGATTTCCATTGTGGGCGAGAAGGAAACGTTCATTATGCGTAAATTCGCAAGAGAGCTCGGAATCGAGCTGATTGAACGGGTGCTGTACGGAGGAGAAGTACAGGAACGGGACGATCAAGCGAAGCGCAGTGTATTCCGTGAAGGCACAAGAGCAGGCGGTCCAAGTAAAGAGGCTGCTCCAAGAACGGCTTCTCCAAAAGCGAGCATCAGCCATACGTCAAGCCGTCCGAAGGACAAGCCGGCTCCAGCGGCAAGACGCAAGAATGAGAAGGCGCAGGACAAGAAAAATAAAGGGGCTCCGAAATGGCTCAAGAATAAACGTAGTGATAACAGCGAGTCCTAG
- a CDS encoding TIGR00266 family protein: MPAHEIDYSILGSEMQCVEIQLDPGESVVAEAGSFMMMDQDIRMETIFGDGSSAGRGMMGKLMGAGKRLITGEGLFMTVFTNEGRYRQSVTFASPYPGKIIPLDLVNLGGKVICQKDAFLCAAKGVSVGIEFRRKLGAGFFGGEGFIMQKIEGDGLAFVHSGGLVIERTLQPGETLRLDTGCLVAMTSTIDYDIEFVKGVKTALFGGEGLFFATLRGPGKVWVQSLPFSRLADKVLSASMGKKEEGSVLGGLGNLLDGR, translated from the coding sequence ATGCCAGCACATGAAATTGATTATTCGATTCTCGGTTCAGAGATGCAGTGTGTAGAAATTCAGCTCGATCCGGGTGAAAGTGTCGTTGCTGAGGCAGGCAGCTTCATGATGATGGATCAGGATATTCGTATGGAAACGATCTTCGGAGACGGCAGTTCAGCGGGAAGAGGCATGATGGGCAAGCTGATGGGGGCAGGCAAACGACTCATCACAGGGGAGGGCTTATTCATGACGGTATTCACGAACGAAGGCAGGTACCGTCAAAGTGTAACCTTTGCTTCACCGTATCCAGGCAAGATCATCCCTCTCGACCTGGTCAATCTGGGAGGTAAAGTGATCTGCCAGAAGGATGCCTTTCTGTGTGCAGCCAAGGGAGTATCGGTAGGCATTGAGTTCCGTCGTAAGCTGGGTGCAGGTTTCTTTGGCGGTGAAGGCTTCATTATGCAAAAAATTGAAGGGGATGGCCTGGCCTTCGTTCATTCCGGCGGTTTAGTGATCGAAAGAACGCTCCAGCCAGGTGAAACGCTCCGTTTAGATACAGGCTGCCTAGTCGCGATGACATCTACTATTGATTATGATATTGAGTTCGTCAAGGGAGTGAAGACCGCCTTATTCGGCGGTGAAGGTCTGTTCTTTGCCACTTTGCGTGGACCGGGTAAGGTCTGGGTGCAGTCTTTGCCATTCTCCAGATTGGCTGATAAAGTGCTGTCTGCAAGCATGGGGAAAAAAGAGGAAGGCAGCGTTCTTGGAGGACTCGGCAATTTACTGGATGGGCGTTAA
- a CDS encoding aminotransferase class I/II-fold pyridoxal phosphate-dependent enzyme: protein MNPLAVQLNESIQAGSDHVYDMLSRLGKELYYPKEGILSQSAEASSRAKKYNATIGIATEGGKPMHLQVIQEKLSAYKPQDLYPYAPPAGKPDLRVAWRNKMIEETPSLQGKIFGNPIATNALTHGLSIVADLFVDDGDAVIYPDKNWENYELTFGVRRHARLVNYPLFNDQMKFNSNGLKEALLAQKDQGKAVVVLNFPNNPTGYTPGIEESKEIVAAVTEAAEAGINVVVVTDDAYFGLFFEDSIHESLFGSLTGIHPRVLPIKIDGATKEEFVWGFRVGFITYAHDNQDILSALEQKTLGIIRATISSGPHPSQTFVLDALKSPEFAAQKEEKFHIMKARANTVKALLDSGKYDGAWEYYPFNSGYFMCLKVTKVQAEELRVHLLNQYEIGTIALGEHDLRIAFSSLEENQLEELFNTIYQAVQDLTQG, encoded by the coding sequence ATGAACCCACTGGCTGTACAGCTGAACGAAAGTATTCAAGCGGGCAGCGATCATGTGTACGACATGCTCTCGAGGCTCGGCAAAGAGCTTTATTATCCGAAGGAAGGTATTCTTAGTCAATCGGCTGAAGCTTCAAGCCGCGCGAAGAAATACAATGCAACGATCGGGATTGCAACCGAAGGCGGCAAACCGATGCATCTGCAAGTCATCCAGGAGAAACTATCTGCCTATAAGCCACAGGATTTGTATCCTTATGCACCCCCGGCTGGTAAACCAGATTTACGAGTAGCATGGCGGAACAAGATGATTGAAGAGACGCCATCCTTACAAGGTAAAATATTTGGCAATCCCATTGCAACGAACGCTCTGACCCATGGTCTCAGCATTGTGGCAGACCTGTTCGTCGATGACGGAGATGCTGTTATATATCCAGATAAAAACTGGGAGAACTATGAACTCACCTTTGGAGTTCGAAGACATGCCCGTTTGGTCAATTATCCATTGTTTAATGATCAGATGAAATTTAACAGCAACGGACTTAAGGAGGCTCTCCTTGCACAGAAGGATCAGGGCAAGGCCGTTGTTGTCTTGAATTTCCCGAACAATCCGACAGGCTACACCCCGGGCATTGAAGAAAGCAAGGAGATTGTAGCCGCTGTCACAGAAGCAGCAGAGGCAGGAATTAACGTCGTTGTTGTAACAGATGATGCCTATTTCGGTCTGTTCTTCGAGGATTCCATTCACGAATCGTTGTTTGGAAGCCTGACCGGCATTCACCCACGAGTTCTCCCGATCAAGATCGACGGAGCAACGAAGGAAGAGTTCGTCTGGGGATTCCGTGTCGGATTTATAACGTATGCTCATGACAACCAGGACATCCTGTCTGCACTGGAACAGAAGACGCTGGGAATTATCCGCGCAACCATCTCCAGCGGCCCGCATCCTTCACAGACCTTTGTGCTTGATGCGCTGAAATCTCCTGAATTTGCAGCTCAAAAGGAAGAGAAGTTCCACATTATGAAGGCTCGTGCCAATACCGTCAAAGCCCTGCTCGACAGCGGCAAATACGACGGAGCATGGGAATACTATCCTTTCAATTCAGGGTACTTCATGTGTCTGAAGGTGACGAAGGTACAAGCTGAAGAGCTGCGTGTGCATCTTCTAAACCAATACGAGATCGGGACAATTGCGCTTGGCGAGCATGATTTGCGTATTGCCTTTTCCTCACTGGAGGAGAATCAGCTTGAAGAGCTGTTCAACACGATTTATCAAGCTGTACAGGATCTGACACAAGGTTAG
- a CDS encoding PLP-dependent aminotransferase family protein yields the protein MEFMLSWDRYIKEYRYKYHALYHAIRDAILSGTLQSGTQLPATRQLAVQYRLSRGSVATAYDMLQADGYIHTETGRGTYVAFAGMPGEPPEAVYPDIQLSAWGKRAAEQYQSLTAVNSHLLLPDEQSAHKQTEEIRFDRSHQPDADFPYAEWKSILSRSNQQEKYESVYDPAGDIRLREAIAAHLGATRGIMVSGKEIVLFNGSMQAIALLTQVILDEGEKAVVESPGFKGFAQAVQVCGGEVIPSTVDHQGIIPEDWDARLLFVTPSRQFPTGVVLNLERRLALLAWARNRQAIIIEDSYDSEFRFQGRPIEPLKVLDQEQRVIHIGSFSKTMPEGFRLGYAVLPPALVAPVVAAKAYYDPITAGLYEQRALAVWMSRGGYAKHIRKLTRRYGVKHRKFAEWIQQYTGHLFTVFIGDAGLGFYGLWKGSDVDYASFKKACTRRGVYFTDGVRFQLDPSRPSAYFKYAHLSEEEIKEGILRMAQAYEDIKHEDGIGK from the coding sequence ATGGAATTTATGCTTTCTTGGGATCGATATATCAAGGAATACCGTTATAAATACCATGCGCTGTACCACGCGATTCGGGATGCAATTCTGTCAGGAACGCTGCAGAGTGGAACTCAGCTGCCGGCAACTCGGCAGTTAGCTGTTCAATACAGGCTGTCCCGCGGTTCTGTCGCAACCGCTTATGACATGCTGCAGGCCGATGGGTATATTCACACGGAGACGGGACGAGGGACATATGTAGCCTTTGCCGGCATGCCTGGTGAACCGCCGGAGGCAGTATATCCGGACATTCAATTATCTGCGTGGGGAAAACGGGCAGCTGAACAGTATCAATCCTTGACAGCGGTCAATTCGCATCTTCTCCTGCCGGATGAGCAGTCCGCACATAAGCAGACAGAGGAAATACGCTTTGACAGATCACACCAGCCTGATGCCGATTTTCCGTATGCGGAATGGAAGAGTATTCTGTCGAGAAGCAATCAGCAGGAGAAATATGAGAGTGTGTATGACCCGGCAGGCGATATACGTTTAAGAGAAGCCATAGCGGCGCATCTGGGAGCAACTCGGGGGATTATGGTCAGCGGCAAGGAAATCGTCCTGTTTAACGGTTCGATGCAGGCTATAGCGCTTCTTACACAAGTGATATTGGATGAGGGAGAGAAGGCGGTAGTCGAAAGTCCGGGATTCAAGGGGTTTGCCCAGGCAGTCCAGGTGTGCGGAGGCGAAGTGATTCCTTCTACCGTAGATCATCAAGGAATTATTCCTGAGGATTGGGATGCGAGACTTCTATTTGTTACGCCCAGCCGGCAGTTTCCAACGGGTGTTGTACTCAATCTGGAGCGAAGGCTGGCTCTACTGGCTTGGGCAAGGAACAGGCAGGCGATTATTATCGAAGACAGCTATGACAGCGAATTCCGCTTTCAAGGACGTCCAATTGAGCCGCTGAAAGTGCTCGATCAGGAGCAGAGAGTCATTCATATTGGCTCTTTCTCCAAAACGATGCCCGAAGGATTTCGCCTGGGCTATGCAGTTCTGCCTCCAGCGCTTGTCGCACCGGTCGTTGCAGCCAAAGCATACTACGACCCGATAACTGCGGGTCTATATGAACAGCGGGCGCTGGCTGTCTGGATGTCTCGCGGCGGCTATGCGAAGCATATCCGAAAGCTGACCCGCCGGTATGGGGTGAAGCATCGGAAATTTGCCGAATGGATCCAGCAGTATACAGGCCACCTATTCACCGTGTTTATAGGGGATGCGGGGCTGGGCTTTTACGGATTATGGAAAGGGAGCGATGTAGATTATGCTTCGTTCAAGAAGGCCTGCACGCGACGGGGAGTATACTTCACTGACGGAGTCCGATTTCAGCTCGATCCGTCCAGACCTTCCGCCTATTTTAAATATGCGCATCTATCCGAGGAGGAAATAAAGGAGGGCATCTTACGGATGGCGCAGGCATATGAAGACATCAAACATGAAGATGGAATTGGAAAATAA
- a CDS encoding ABC transporter ATP-binding protein has translation MEQTPILQINGLSGGYSAKKPVLHDIDIRVAPGEMVGLIGLNGAGKSTTMKHILGLMVPHQGEVLIGGKRRDENPEAYQSGMAFVPESPELFMEMTVMEHLEFTARAYNVSKAEFEERADHLLDMFRMRDKKDSLSAHLSKGMRQKVMIMSAFVARPPLYIIDEPFLGLDPLGIRSLLDFMMQIRASGSSILLSSHILSTIENYCDRFIILHGGKIISQGTLEELRAGSGMRQAPLEEIFYKLVQGGD, from the coding sequence ATGGAACAGACACCTATCCTGCAAATTAACGGATTAAGCGGAGGGTACAGTGCAAAGAAGCCGGTGCTGCATGATATTGATATACGTGTTGCTCCTGGTGAAATGGTTGGCCTGATCGGTTTGAATGGTGCCGGGAAGAGTACAACAATGAAGCATATTTTGGGTCTGATGGTGCCTCATCAGGGAGAGGTGCTCATTGGAGGCAAACGCCGGGATGAGAATCCGGAAGCTTACCAGAGCGGCATGGCGTTTGTTCCGGAATCACCAGAGCTGTTCATGGAGATGACCGTGATGGAGCATTTGGAGTTTACCGCTAGGGCCTATAATGTGTCCAAGGCGGAGTTCGAAGAGCGGGCCGATCATCTCCTGGACATGTTCCGTATGCGGGACAAAAAAGACAGCCTGTCTGCCCATTTATCCAAAGGAATGCGTCAAAAGGTCATGATCATGAGTGCTTTTGTGGCCAGACCTCCACTATACATTATTGATGAACCGTTTCTGGGCCTTGATCCACTGGGTATCAGATCACTGCTGGATTTCATGATGCAAATTCGCGCATCGGGTTCTTCGATTCTGCTCAGCTCTCATATCCTGTCCACGATAGAGAACTATTGCGATCGTTTCATCATACTTCATGGGGGAAAGATTATATCGCAAGGGACCCTGGAGGAGCTTCGGGCCGGGTCCGGGATGAGACAGGCTCCGCTGGAGGAAATATTCTATAAGCTCGTACAAGGCGGGGATTAG
- a CDS encoding helix-turn-helix domain-containing protein — MLHASPSSFVILPAVAKIVCEPGWKWQKREKPMQNYDLFYVWSGEGTVIVNDEPYHAQKGSCFLFRPGDHTSATHNPQKPFVLTYIHFDVKEPVTEVPGTYNRLRETIDFEHMLARYVRLFLSQAYGREEENKLILKQMMIHLLRLEYEEHPAEKKVSNQLAEAIQEIANYVRQHPGINHRVEDLAARAGLSPRYFSIKFKELIGSSVQSYIIKMRIERAEHLLVHAGMNVTEVADALGYRDIFFFSRQFKQYTGRSPSEIR, encoded by the coding sequence ATGTTACATGCGTCACCGTCGTCTTTTGTGATTTTGCCCGCCGTCGCCAAGATTGTCTGTGAGCCAGGCTGGAAATGGCAGAAACGCGAAAAACCGATGCAAAACTACGATTTATTTTATGTGTGGAGCGGAGAAGGTACGGTCATTGTAAATGATGAGCCTTATCATGCCCAGAAGGGAAGCTGCTTCTTGTTCCGTCCTGGTGACCATACAAGTGCAACTCATAATCCGCAGAAGCCGTTTGTACTAACGTATATACATTTTGATGTCAAGGAGCCGGTTACAGAAGTCCCGGGTACGTATAACCGGCTTCGAGAGACGATTGACTTTGAGCATATGCTTGCGAGATACGTGAGGTTATTTTTGTCCCAAGCCTATGGACGTGAAGAAGAGAATAAGCTTATTCTGAAGCAGATGATGATTCATTTGCTGCGGCTGGAATATGAGGAGCACCCTGCGGAGAAGAAGGTCAGTAACCAGCTTGCTGAAGCGATTCAGGAGATCGCTAACTACGTGCGTCAGCATCCCGGCATTAATCATCGGGTAGAGGATCTTGCGGCGAGAGCAGGACTTTCCCCCCGTTATTTCTCCATAAAATTTAAAGAGCTGATCGGTTCATCCGTCCAGTCCTATATTATCAAGATGCGCATTGAGCGTGCAGAGCATCTGCTGGTGCATGCAGGAATGAATGTAACAGAGGTGGCGGATGCCCTCGGGTATCGCGATATCTTCTTTTTCAGCAGGCAGTTCAAGCAATATACAGGGAGAAGTCCATCAGAGATTCGTTGA
- a CDS encoding sporulation protein YjcZ: protein MSGTEERSYGYGGGGFGGYGIGAILVLFILLVIIAKSFSSY from the coding sequence ATGTCTGGAACAGAAGAAAGAAGTTACGGTTACGGCGGCGGCGGTTTTGGTGGATACGGCATCGGAGCAATCCTTGTATTGTTCATCCTTCTTGTTATCATCGCTAAATCCTTCTCCTCTTACTAA
- a CDS encoding YheC/YheD family protein has protein sequence MEHVGILLDSSVHRRIPHGRTGQESLAQYELEAASYNLIPCYMRLEDINLSAGTCRAYIHSENRYKLNTIKLPYIIHNRAMYFTTASHHKMAGLIQRGILIYNLRNRYKKVQIHKLLSRKPELVPHLPETEPATKQSIARMMGKHSDLIIKPSNGSIGTGVMRLTQQSAFWQLTFHPKPGKWRQVRFKPGRLPSFLPARIARKEHLIQQRIPLATYEDRPFDLRVTVQRGMTGEWGVTGMFAKLAASKDAFITNVARGGSAMTVDRIFPSVFPYVAADKLQSSIHHLALTAAHQLSAELPHIADLGIDLGITTAGELYLIECNGRDQRYGFRKAGMPEEWARSYREPMAYGRYLLDQKRSALLSKTSTLLQ, from the coding sequence ACTCTTCCGTCCATCGGAGAATTCCTCATGGCAGAACAGGGCAGGAATCTCTTGCACAATATGAACTGGAAGCAGCTTCCTACAACCTCATCCCCTGTTACATGAGACTTGAAGATATCAATCTGTCTGCAGGGACATGCAGAGCCTATATCCACTCAGAGAACAGATACAAGCTGAATACCATCAAGCTTCCCTATATTATCCATAATCGGGCTATGTACTTTACTACAGCCAGTCACCATAAAATGGCCGGACTGATCCAGCGGGGAATTCTCATCTATAACCTTAGAAATCGATATAAAAAAGTTCAGATTCATAAACTGTTATCCCGAAAGCCGGAGCTTGTACCTCATTTGCCCGAGACAGAGCCGGCCACCAAGCAATCCATAGCACGGATGATGGGTAAGCATTCGGATTTAATCATCAAGCCCAGCAATGGAAGTATTGGGACCGGAGTGATGCGGCTAACACAGCAAAGTGCCTTCTGGCAGCTCACCTTCCATCCGAAACCAGGCAAATGGAGACAAGTCAGATTCAAGCCAGGACGACTGCCTTCTTTTCTGCCCGCACGCATTGCCCGCAAGGAGCACCTCATTCAGCAAAGAATACCTTTGGCCACGTATGAAGACCGGCCTTTTGATCTGCGTGTAACCGTACAGCGAGGAATGACCGGGGAATGGGGAGTTACGGGGATGTTCGCCAAGCTGGCAGCCTCTAAGGATGCCTTTATCACCAATGTGGCTCGCGGCGGATCTGCCATGACGGTGGATCGCATATTCCCAAGCGTGTTCCCTTATGTTGCGGCAGATAAACTCCAGAGCAGCATTCATCATCTGGCTCTGACTGCAGCGCACCAGCTGTCTGCCGAGCTGCCCCATATTGCGGATCTTGGCATTGATCTGGGTATTACTACGGCAGGTGAACTCTACTTGATTGAATGTAATGGAAGAGATCAGCGCTATGGCTTCCGCAAAGCCGGCATGCCGGAAGAATGGGCCCGCAGTTATCGTGAACCGATGGCGTATGGGCGTTATCTCCTTGATCAGAAACGGTCTGCGCTTCTGTCAAAGACCTCAACCTTATTGCAATAA
- a CDS encoding ABC transporter permease: MDLQQLWKSRRGAFWNQITPYLGYVLQSGVAVVLGFSLIAFSAWYTSLVQDVPNGFPIRWVMLLVLVAPVIFSSYRTYLRQADIVFLRPQEYRMHLYLQNSFIRGIVYKTVGLILLFILLWPLYIRSEGEPKPFLLFLILLVILKCIASFGGWCEQQMLSKSSRMGYRLLRYAVITLSLYAWIWHQVIPGLIFIAVLTVLYVVSLRLPVRLPVHWEHLIETEQIRGARVIKTLGFFVEVPALKQRVHSRRLLAPLAERIAWGQDKAFQYLIAKTFIRSDLLGICIRLAIVGGLFVHWTGSSLWGSGVYLFFLFVLGIQLSGLLRYHRDSFWIYIYPVTAESRRLQVLKFVYTLQSALTILLWIPLLIGGWGRWVELLITLALGLLIARMFRSSQLKKWTKEEELE, translated from the coding sequence ATGGATTTGCAGCAGCTATGGAAATCAAGACGAGGTGCATTCTGGAACCAAATTACACCCTATCTAGGTTATGTATTGCAGAGCGGGGTAGCCGTCGTCCTTGGCTTTTCCCTGATCGCGTTTTCCGCATGGTACACTTCGCTTGTACAAGATGTTCCGAATGGTTTTCCGATCCGGTGGGTCATGCTCCTCGTGCTCGTTGCTCCGGTCATCTTCAGCAGCTATCGGACCTACCTCCGTCAAGCCGATATTGTCTTCTTAAGACCTCAGGAATATCGGATGCATCTGTATTTGCAGAACAGCTTTATTCGGGGTATCGTCTACAAAACGGTTGGACTCATCCTGCTATTCATCCTCTTGTGGCCGCTTTATATTCGAAGTGAGGGAGAACCAAAGCCCTTCCTACTGTTTCTCATTCTGCTCGTGATCTTAAAATGCATTGCCAGCTTCGGAGGCTGGTGCGAGCAGCAAATGCTGTCCAAGTCGTCACGGATGGGCTACCGGCTTCTGCGTTATGCCGTGATCACCTTGTCATTGTATGCGTGGATATGGCATCAAGTTATACCTGGATTAATCTTTATCGCTGTACTGACTGTGCTGTATGTCGTCTCTCTTCGTCTGCCCGTACGATTGCCGGTTCATTGGGAGCATCTGATCGAGACCGAGCAGATCAGAGGGGCGAGAGTGATCAAGACATTAGGCTTCTTCGTCGAAGTCCCTGCACTCAAGCAGCGTGTCCATTCCCGCCGTTTGCTTGCACCACTGGCCGAACGTATAGCATGGGGGCAGGACAAGGCTTTTCAATACTTAATAGCAAAGACCTTCATCCGCAGTGATCTGCTGGGAATATGTATCAGGCTTGCCATTGTAGGCGGTCTGTTCGTGCACTGGACGGGAAGCAGCCTGTGGGGAAGCGGAGTATACTTATTCTTCTTGTTCGTACTGGGAATTCAGCTGTCCGGACTACTCCGATATCACCGTGATTCCTTCTGGATCTACATCTATCCGGTAACAGCAGAGAGCCGTAGACTACAGGTACTGAAGTTCGTATATACCTTGCAGTCGGCGTTAACCATCTTGTTATGGATTCCACTGCTTATCGGAGGGTGGGGCAGATGGGTAGAGCTGCTAATTACATTAGCTCTTGGCCTACTCATCGCCCGCATGTTCCGAAGCTCGCAACTGAAGAAATGGACTAAGGAAGAGGAATTGGAATAA
- a CDS encoding pyridoxamine 5'-phosphate oxidase family protein — MRRKEFTIEQEEEITEFLSTQTFGYLGTVSPDNKPRVTPLNFVYDEGYFYFHGSLAGEKMKHIKANSTVSFTVAEEFSLIPSYFKDPLLACPATSFFKSVSASGHAEKVIDLKEKARALNRFMEKLQPQGGYLTIDADDPRYTGQLKAVAVVRIIPETLSAKFKFGQNLQQDKHEQLQEQLEQRGEAKDAATVEMMRKYCPFHS, encoded by the coding sequence ATGAGAAGAAAAGAATTCACCATTGAGCAGGAAGAGGAGATTACTGAATTTCTATCAACACAAACCTTCGGGTATCTTGGTACCGTCAGTCCGGACAACAAACCAAGGGTAACACCGCTCAATTTTGTTTATGATGAAGGTTATTTTTATTTTCACGGCAGTCTGGCCGGGGAGAAAATGAAGCATATCAAGGCAAACAGCACCGTCAGCTTTACCGTGGCAGAAGAGTTTTCGTTAATCCCGTCCTACTTCAAGGACCCCTTGCTGGCCTGTCCCGCAACATCCTTCTTCAAAAGTGTATCCGCTAGTGGTCATGCAGAGAAAGTAATCGATCTGAAGGAAAAGGCCCGGGCTCTGAACCGATTTATGGAAAAGCTCCAGCCGCAGGGAGGCTATCTGACCATCGATGCCGACGATCCCAGATATACAGGTCAATTAAAGGCGGTTGCCGTCGTCCGGATCATTCCCGAAACACTGAGTGCGAAGTTCAAATTCGGGCAGAACCTGCAGCAGGACAAGCATGAACAGCTCCAAGAGCAGCTGGAACAGCGAGGCGAGGCAAAGGATGCCGCAACCGTAGAAATGATGCGAAAATATTGTCCTTTTCACTCCTGA